The Elaeis guineensis isolate ETL-2024a chromosome 13, EG11, whole genome shotgun sequence genome includes a region encoding these proteins:
- the LOC105056195 gene encoding cytochrome b561 and DOMON domain-containing protein At5g47530 — protein MAIPMRPAILLLPLLLSLVLPSSAQNCVSETFSNNRLFARCSALGRLSATLHWTYHPSNGTADIAYRATQDSSNFVAWGINPNSSGMLGTNAFFAFHDSSGVVKVISDTLTSYTLSVRDSNLSFTVYSKEAEYSNGAYTIYATVDLPGNKTTWNTAWQAGQVSSGVPVGHATTGDNVLSKGSTDFLSGVSSEGGGNSRLHRKNIHGVLNAVSWGVLMPLGAIIARYLRVFQSADPAWFYLHVACQCSAYIIGVSGWGLGLKLGSESKGITYHSHRDIGIALFCLATLQVFALLLRPNKDHKYRIYWNVYHHLIGYSVIVLSVVNIFKGFDILDPAKKWKHVYIAIIATLGGVALVLEAVTWAIVLKRKSISSEKFHHNEYGTNGYGGRQHQGA, from the exons ATGGCCATTCCCATGAGGCCGGCCAtccttcttctccctctcctcctgTCCCTCGTCCTCCCTTCCTCCGCCCAAAACTGCGTCAGCGAGACCTTCTCGAACAACAGACTCTTCGCCCGCTGCAGCGCCCTCGGCCGCCTCAGCGCCACCCTCCACTGGACCTACCACCCTTCCAACGGCACCGCCGATATCGCCTACCGGGCGACGCAGGACTCCTCCAACTTCGTCGCCTGGGGCATCAACCCCAACAGCTCCGGCATGTTAGGCACCAATGCGTTCTTCGCCTTCCACGACTCCAGCGGCGTAGTCAAGGTGATCTCCGATACCTTGACCAGCTACACTCTTTCGGTGCGGGACAGCAACCTCAGCTTCACCGTCTACAGCAAGGAGGCTGAGTATTCCAACGGTGCGTACACCATCTATGCGACGGTGGACCTTCCGGGCAACAAGACGACGTGGAACACCGCGTGGCAGGCCGGGCAGGTCTCCTCAGGGGTGCCCGTCGGCCACGCGACGACCGGCGACAACGTTCTCTCCAAAGGAAGCACCGATTTCCTGTCCGGGGTGTCGTCGGAGGGTGGAGGGAATTCAAGGCTGCACCGCAAGAAT ATCCATGGAGTGTTGAATGCTGTGAGTTGGGGTGTTTTGATGCCTCTTGGAGCTATCATAGCAAGGTATTTGAGGGTGTTTCAGTCAGCTGATCCTGCCTGGTTCTACCTCCATGTGGCTTGCCAGTGCTCGGCATACATAATTGGAGTCTCTGGTTGGGGTCTTGGCCTCAAACTCGGCAGCGAATCTAAGGGAATTACATATCACAGTCACCGGGATATTGGAATTGCCCTCTTCTGCCTAGCTACACTTCAG GTGTTTGCATTGCTTCTGAGACCGAACAAGGACCACAAATACCGCATCTATTGGAATGTCTACCACCATTTGATCGGATACTCTGTAATAGTCTTGAGTGTTGTCAACATCTTCAAGGGCTTTGATATCTTGGACCCTGCCAAGAAGTGGAAACATGTTTACATTGCCATCATCGCTACGCTTGGGGGTGTTGCCCTAGTTCTCGAAGCTGTTACATGGGCTATAGTTCTGAAGAGGAAATCCATTAGCTCTGAGAAGTTCCACCATAATGAGTATGGGACAAATGGGTATGGTGGTAGACAACATCAGGGAGCGTAG